Proteins from a genomic interval of Amphiura filiformis chromosome 9, Afil_fr2py, whole genome shotgun sequence:
- the LOC140160352 gene encoding acid-sensing ion channel 1C-like: protein MENNIGNASLPAASPTTEETPNQTTSEKKSSSEITHDFASESTFHGIKYVTDPKHSIFRRFIWTLIILGALVWLGFNVTMSFKQFFQFPKSTLVTVKHVPDLNFPAVTLCNFNQLRKSKLDEKTLSLMQAVFGIEALETGRSVNWTEFQQLLSDDSQWLDLINNSTHQIRDMVVACTWRGFKNAISNPL, encoded by the exons ATGGAGAACAATATTGGGAATGCCTCCTTGCCGGCAGCCTCGCCAACAACAGAAGAAACGCCCAACCAGACAACATCAGAGAAGAAATCATCATCTGAAATTACACATGATTTTGCATCCGAGTCCACTTTTCATGGTATCAAGTACGTGACAGATCCAAAACATAGCATATTCAGACG ATTCATATGGACTTTGATCATTTTGGGAGCTTTAGTATGGCTTGGCTTCAACGTTACTATGAGTTTTAAACAATTTTTCCAATTCCCGAAGAGTACCCTCGTAACAGTCAAACATGTACCAGATTTGAACTTTCCTGCAGTGACTTTGTGTAACTTCAATCAGTTGCGGAAATCAAAACTCGACGAGAAAACACTATCTTTAATGCAGGCGGTGTTTGGGATTGAGG CATTAGAAACAGGCAGGTCAGTTAATTGGACAGAGTTTCAACAACTCCTTTCCGACGATTCCCAATGGCTTGATCTTATAAACAATTCAACCCATCAAATAAGGGACATGGTGGTGGCTTGTACATGGCGGGGATTTAAAAATGCGATTTCAAATCCACTATAA